From a single Drosophila sulfurigaster albostrigata strain 15112-1811.04 chromosome 3, ASM2355843v2, whole genome shotgun sequence genomic region:
- the LOC133844827 gene encoding uncharacterized protein LOC133844827, with translation MVSTFIGLLDIQSWWEIPCISHFCSLFSSAFDLPDIDIEDLESALLSDGTSEEDQVALVPELIVRLLTGCDALQSVANEITHSNYQMFLRRFLRQQCRLHQTENHFDTDIDFQSLPVRKRLQILHDLCHFRLDSVDVQVILSNLEADSLRVEPLGYDAKNSGYWYFYGTRLYREDKAAGTGSASGSGKAAAAAAAALSAGAGSSGKTTIGSNGTIWQVICFTEEDWQNLAAKFKTSTNGKERELFQILDENFLPKLPQLFRERERLRRRKLLQVRNSSRIRNLAELKARQEEERLKRDRERERDRVRRDRQTSQHLAPPASQSRSRRRSQSTSTASGISTYASSLRRTTTTNSSEFLCHRETFCLSPEDDDQNDDDDGETTQDQQQQQQQEQEQQQQPQEQQPQLAEHQEEEEQEQGEQQQHQQEQQQQEHQLSAASEATRSDKFRSPEPPREKSQTPAKFKSKSHHHHHHHHHHHHHHKRKKSGKKQKKRSREHRDRDKEHHHYHHHRRRHKHASELDDEDANNNTDNNNDQQTTTASNSSSAIPAIGVRNHTKRRHSRQQLQTHPATPEPPLHATSLSPEDKENFCRQLQLLDANSAAIAVATSIADLSLPSPVAHDSEEQLQTEQQTAAAAAQTTPTVVAKREEQMAPAANVKLPGRQTNNSLSSLTGNIFIPTGAATGGASTNHQQQQQQHNNNSSSNNTSADSTTARSKKQKAAAVSSSSSSKTERSANKSEAVKSKKSTAAAAAAAAAATTTTTATAPPSSAASTSSTSSKAERHSGAYSDKSADDHVNSTNRSTTNNKSSFNNNNNNHHKHASHHNHNYNNNNHNHSTTDATATLIAKTTTSHGAHTPSHHNNNNNKNNHNHSNTNNNNHNNNSNHTHHHQHTTHSHINSNKHNKHITHSNSNYTFSSSTNNTTTPTSNNNNNHNTHLTTPITSLTTTTTHTKQTNNNSTYNSSNHANILSFTETEEVLQIGMHKVLVYVKNHRDAWPFMDPVEEDIAPRYYSIIRRPMDLLKMEDKLDSGEYHKFSEFRNDFRLIVNNCRLYNGHNNEYTEMVNNLQDAFDKATKKYFDNLSDDEDDDPNLSYPAADSKMNVFREKYFKKKVKDEEKAGESSVNSASSKRLPDSSTEEEQQHSDTEAPAEGTAHAQKRKRKEKDKRRKKKTKSKVERSANNEDLDTDEEDLEAEPPPPPPPAPTQAVKKSKTNKVLKDKSKDKDKEKDKDKEKDKDKEKEKDKELASSSKRGRKAKGSKSTQSSKSSKTQKTKKTGKKSTPETESESELSAPPSDRGESSDDEELALAKVKSLVKPTARTIAAQKKKMVPAESKVKTPTPVKRQPKSKKGGRSRTKGDRDLDDHDDDSSMSDINVKKQLPPTAAAALAESAADLEEDDNDDDDVDDDDDASRSRSMSPFKVDLHKKYSKSALNDDLSELLTTVKKVTSAETTKLSARHEGDKSDQDSETDFMSLASCSSSDERRRRRSPHVAKRGKKTDSPPAKKEKEKEKEKEKEKDKEKDKKRSQDKEKDKDKDKEKDRDKDKDKDKDKSRKSKKNSAESAAALAAAAEQAELEMLLPFMDKYDVIKYRRSRAALSGSSASNSLVPSEDSKSNSAKSSTSKKKREHAPEPPAEHKRGRKSKEQKHAKEASREVEKSSKAEKREKSEEKPKKAETPKNSEKPPRELTPPPTPQPPPVAKPESTAGKEAASKSSGTTATGANASNAKAKETAAKANSKKRNADKQMPPPPKPADKSNEKSAGNKKLTGKKAAAAAQKAGQAAASNNANLEALDVETEQTLKDINRWLEHTPRFSEFSSASNSPSRYNLLDDFDSGIGSKLDAADFRRPVALAAPKAELVPTKLAEALNDLVSDTTTKPGAKSETETLPTASSVSSSCGTPPHSMHSGNSIGSTSATAASSSSACSNSNSAVSAPQAQTAPPVVSPPVAAVATSVPPVKTKEPSTTQLLLVPPPPPHIKQQMAKEAKRKSLKEKLAVTAQAQQAKAKANVMRTIERLQPGKTKGNLIQNVSKTEETETLVSPVVSKTKDPKNALITETDDGAPKLSLGTVIKTQDFALGKTLEELAGKKQTQESESTPKENSEDSTALSPSKEPTKPFEALMELSKVSSELSSKAASEAKEKPDWSAWLKAFGGPKVNKKSSDEEKQQTPQSLAQDDTRVAPPAHSPAAGENNFSLPVVMRTRKPSTGSTNSERSSFSQDPDSPRIAIDERYGSYAAGSYTSPIGASPIGASPIMVSPKPNDDMGKPASPYTLNGAIKVGFYQDTTTKSSPDKSCSPREMNSPYPQYSQHIYSSASSPNVSTPELSGTSPYGGGNSYNPSGSEASKTPAYSSTSPLPIYDQYKQPRSQESDYNSSMSPSTPNPHSPYQQPQSSPYTTPHSSQMSPYHAQSPYHQPTQHPQQQQQQQPSHSPTAQQQQALSPMPSSVDSPASSAATQPPTPLAQSPAEQQHSPYQQPVLSPYQQPQQQQQQPQQATPVVPAPVASTQPAAASVPLAAMGNKVYTPTHDSYQQQQQQQRSLYNPATLINPLPTAAAAVVPPAAPVAKPSNNDWNLAHSLLPPNLGSNQVPQQHQNQQQQQQQSLVHQQQQQQQQQQLLGMKPKYPTYAQYQSTNAAANAAAAADIVDAQQQQQQQQQQQQQKIVPPSYGSDMATFMQHQMQQPAKTDTLINPLKRPNEEMSMDYSDVGNSNKMPKLDENRAQPQLLAMPPQQQQQQQQPTQQQPQTQQQPQQQAQQQQQQQQQQQQQQQQQQQQQPQVQSQSQSLINKQQQMFNSFLGSMAFSKQLGTIAPDKAFEMYNRAAAMGFPKEFAKDNNACNMQQQQQQQQQQQAAANKQQANQQQQQPQAQPHLTQLQPPHNLNYQQQQQQQQQQQQKQQQQLPLQQQPPHKPLNYGNNTNNLQHQQQPQPAQQQEVQQQQQQQQQQHAQQQQQQPHNAYQQQPQLNHNYAPTTQQTAAGKPAATQSAVAGNSENSNMLQHLTATAHQHHLSQTHHLAAYNKPTPPPPQTYNNPLMHPLAESMLGYPVNYFDKNMPPAAHMYSAASSAATAYGNPAQQLPGNYVPGSNSAAQPQQQPPHQQAPVAVAPVEVKAPAKRGRKKKATTTAAETNAKAQQQQQQQQQQQQQQQVAAQQQQQQQVAAQQQQQQQQQQQQQQQQQQQQQSQQQAMSQYNMPQMPTAAAAAHAQVLHQGFQLYAGLKSGGVASPAAGTAAAAAAAAAASSAGAASTTQTAADAAAISLKTSTGAMVPGSAFNFGPTPSALGLYGDQTSSYLDQFREASNPYYMPPAPAHSGATANPAGNAADKSQNPLNTAAGSYPFLAAAHPSTRAAAAYPFAASQLDANSQLYQQYLRRDDFHARMIFNQSLLGSPAAAAAAAGYGQPPPPPAAYRPSALGMTKPYDINRQWF, from the exons ATGGTTTCTACTTTTATTGGCCTATTGG ATATACAATCATGGTGGGAGATACCGTGTATTTCGCATTTCTGTTCATTGTTTAGTTCCGCCTTCGATTTACCGGACATTGACATAGAG GATCTCGAATCGGCGCTGCTCTCCGATGGTACCAGCGAGGAGGATCAAGTTGCCTTAGTGCCCGAATTAATTGTACGCCTTTTAACAGGCTGCGATGCGCTACAATCGGTAGCCAATGAGATTACACACAGCAACTATCAGATGTTTTTGCGCCGTTTTCTGCGTCAACAGTGTCGCCTGCATCAGACAGAGAATCACTTTGATACGGACATAGATTTCCAGTCGCTGCCCGTTCGCAAGCGTTTACAAATTCTGCACGATCTGTGCCACTTTCGTTTGGACTCTGTCGATGTGCAGGTCATACTCAGCAATCTAGAGGCGGACAGTTTGCGCGTTGAGCCGCTCGGCTACGACGCCAAGAACTCCGGCTATTGGTATTTCTACGGTACGCGACTCTATCGCGAAGATAAAGCCGCCGGCACGGGCAGTGCATCCGGTTCGGGcaaagctgcagctgctgctgctgcggcattGAGTGCGGGCGCTGGTTCAAGTGGCAAAACAACCATTGGCAGCAACGGCACCATTTGGCAGGTCATTTGCTTCACCGAGGAGGATTGGCAGAACTTGGCAGCTAAGTTTAAGACCTCAACGAATGGTAAAGAGCGTGAGCTCTTCCAGATACTTGATGAGAACTTTCTGCCCAAATTGCCGCAGCTATTTCGCGAGCGTGAACGTCTGAGACGCCGCAA ATTGCTACAAGTGCGTAATTCGAGTCGCATACGGAATCTAGCCGAGTTAAAGGCACGCCAGGAGGAGGAGCGCCTTAAGCGGGATCGTGAACGTGAAAGAGATCGTGTGCGTCGAGATCGTCAGACCTCTCAGCACTTGGCACCGCCAGCGTCTCAGTCACGCTCGCGCAGACG TTCGCAATCAACATCAACGGCTAGCGGTATTTCAACTTACGCAAGCTCTCTAAGacgtacaacaacaactaattcGAGCGAATTTCTGTGCCACAGGGAAACCTTTTGTCTCTCGCCAGAAGACGATGAccaaaacgacgacgacgacggggAGACGACGcaagaccaacaacaacaacagcaacaagagcaagagcagcaacagcaaccacaagaGCAGCAACCGCAATTAGCAGAGCACcaggaagaggaagagcaagagcaaggggaacaacagcagcatcagcaagagcaacagcaacaagagcatcAATTAAGTGCTGCGTCAGAAGCAACAAGATCTGATAAATTCCGTTCACCGGAACCGCCTAGAGAGAAATCACAAACGCCAGCGAAATTTAAGAGCAAgagccatcatcatcatcaccaccaccatcatcatcatcatcatcataagaGGAAAAAGTCCGGgaagaagcaaaagaaacgTTCACGCGAGCATCGAGATCGGGATAAAGAGCATCATcactatcatcatcatcgacgGCGACACAAGCATGCGTCTGAACTCGACGACGAggacgccaacaacaacaccgacaacaacaacgaccaacaaacaacaacagcaagcaacagcagcagtgcaATACCCGCAATCGGTGTACGCAATCACACAAAGCGTCGTCACAGTCGCCAGCAATTGCAAACGCATCCCGCGACACCTGAGCCGCCGCTTCACGCAACCTCGCTCAGTCCCGAGGATAAGGAGAACTTTTGTCgtcagctgcagttgctaGATGCCAACTCGGCGGCAATTGCGGTTGCCACAAGCATTGCGGATCTGAGTCTGCCGTCGCCCGTGGCGCATGACAGCGAGGAGCAATTGCAAACGGAGCAAcaaacagccgcagcagcagcacagacAACGCCCACAGTTGTTGCCAAACGCGAGGAGCAGATGGCGCCAGCGGCGAATGTTAAGCTGCCCGGCCGGCAAACCAATAATTCCCTCAGCTCCCTAACGGGCAACATCTTCATACCGACGGGCGCTGCAACCGGCGGCGCTAGCACAaaccatcaacagcagcagcagcaacacaacaacaacagcagcagcaacaacacatcaGCCGATAGTACAACAGCACGCTCCAAGAAGCAAAAGGCGGCCGCAGTTAGCTCAAGCTCATCGAGTAAAACGGAACGCAGCGCCAACAAATCGGAGGCGGTGAAAAGCAAGAAatcaacagcggcagcagcagcagctgcggcggcagcaacaacaacaacaacagcgactgcACCGCCATCCTCGGCCGCTTCGACGTCGTCCACATCCAGCAAGGCGGAACGGCACAGTGGCGCCTACTCAGACAAGAGTGCCGATGA CCATGTAAATAGTACCAACCGTagcaccaccaacaacaaaagcagctttaacaacaacaacaacaaccaccataAGCACGCGTCGCACCACAatcacaactacaacaacaacaatcacaaccaCTCTACGACggatgcaacagcaacattaattgcaaaaacaacaacgtcgCACGGAGCTCATACACCATCAcaccataacaacaacaacaacaagaacaatcacaatcacagcaacacaaacaacaacaaccacaacaacaatagcaatcacacacaccaccaccagcacACTACTCATAGTCATATTAACAGTAATAAGCATAACAAACACATAAcacacagcaatagcaactacaccttctcctcctcaacaaacaacacaacaacgccaacgagcaacaacaacaacaatcacaacacaCACCTAACAACACCCATAACAAgtctaacaacaacaaccacacacacgaaacaaacaaacaacaattcaaCGTACAACTCCTCAAATCATGCGAATATTCTTAGCTTTACCGAAACGGAGGAAGTGCTACAAATCGGAATGCATAAGGTGCTCGTCTATGTGAAGAATCATCGGGATGCATGGCCCTTCATGGATCCCGTCGAGGAGGACATTGCGCCACGTTACTACTCCATCATCAGAAG ACCCATGGATCTGCTGAAAATGGAGGACAAATTGGACAGTGGAGAATATCACAAATTCAGCGAATTTCGGAATGATTTTCGCTTAATTGTGAACAATTGCAGATTGTATAATGGGCACAATAATG AGTACACAGAGATGGTTAATAATCTGCAGGATGCCTTTGATAAGGCGACCAAGAAATACTTCGATAATCTCTCTGATGACGAAGACGATGATCCGAATTTAAGTTACCCCGCCGCCGATTCCAAAATGAATGTATTCCGCGAGAAATACTTCAAGAAAAAGGTGAAAGACGAGGAGAAAGCAGGCGAATCCTCGGTCAACTCAGCGTCCAGTAAACGTTTGCCCGACAGCAGCACCgaggaggagcaacagcaCAGCGATACGGAGGCGCCGGCGGAGGGAACAGCACATGCGCAAAAGCGCAAACGTAAGGAGAAGGATAAACGGCGTAAAAAGAAGACGAAAAGCAAGGTGGAGAGAAGCGCCAACAATGAGGATCTGGACACGGATGAGGAGGATTTGGAGGCAGagccaccaccaccgccacctccAGCGCCAACACAAGCGgtaaagaaaagcaaaaccaatAAAGTACTTAAGGATAAATCTAAAGACAAGGACAAAGAGAAAGACAAAGATAAGGAGAAGGATAAGGacaaggaaaaggaaaaggacAAGGAGCTGGCGTCCTCGAGCAAGCGTGGACGCAAAGCGAAAGGCAGCAAATCCACACAGTCAAGCAAGTccagcaaaacacaaaagacCAAAAAAACAGGGAAAAAGTCAACGCCCGAAACGGAATCCGAATCGGAGCTTAGTGCGCCGCCAAGCGATCGTGGCGAGTCCAGTGACGATGAGGAACTGGCGTTGGCTAAGGTGAAATCGTTGGTGAAGCCAACAGCACGCACGATAGCGgcacagaagaagaaaatggTGCCGGCGGAGTCGAAAGTAAAGACACCAACGCCCGTCAAGCGACAGCCAAAGAGCAAGAAAGGTGGACGCAGTCGAACCAAAGGGGATCGTGATCTGGATGATCACGATGATGATAGCTCCATGTCGGATATCAATGTGAAAAAGCAGCTGCCACCAACAGCTGCTGCGGCCTTGGCTGAATCAGCTGCTGATCTCGAGGAGgacgacaacgatgatgatgatgttgacgacgatgacgatgcgTCACGATCTCGCAGCATGTCGCCCTTTAAAGTTGATCTTCACAAGAAATACTCGAAGAGTGCACTCAACGATGATCTGTCCGAGCTGCTGACAACCGTCAAGAAGGTGACCAGCGCCGAGACAACAAAGCTGAGCGCTCGTCACGAAGGTGATAAATCCGATCAGGATTCAGAAACAGATTTCATGTCACTGGCCAGCTGTAGCAGCTCCGATgaacgacgacgtcgtcgctCGCCGCACGTTGCAAAGCGTGGCAAGAAAACAGATTCACCGCcagccaaaaaggaaaaggaaaaagaaaaagagaaggagaaggaaaaAGACAAAGAGAAGGATAAAAAACGCAGCCAAGACAAAGAGAAggataaagataaagataagGAGAAGGACAGGGATAAAGATAAAGACAAAGACAAGGACAAGTCACGAAAGTCCAAGAAGAACTCAGCTGAGTCAGCAGCTGCTTTGGCCGCTGCTGCCGAGCAGGCGGAGCTGGAAATGTTGTTGCCCTTCATGGACAAGTACGATGTGATCAAGTATCGACGCAGTCGAGCAGCTCTCAGTGGTTCTAGTGCATCCAATTCGTTGGTGCCCTCCGAGGACTCCAAGTCGAATAGTGCCAAGAGCTCCACATCCAAAAAGAAGCGAGAACATGCGCCTGAGCCACCAGCGGAACACAAGCGTGGACGCAAGAGCAAGGAGCAGAAGCACGCCAAGGAGGCTAGTCGCGAAGTGGAGAAGTCAAGCAAGGCGGAGAAACGCGAGAAGTCTGAGGAGAAGCCCAAAAAAGCGGAGACGCCAAAAAACAGCGAAAAGCCACCGCGAGAACTGACGCCACCGCCAACGCCGCAGCCGCCGCCAGTCGCAAAACCTGAGTCAACTGCTGGCAAGGAAGCGGCAAGCAAGTCTAGTGGCACTACTGCCACCGGAGCCAACGCTAGCAACGCCAAAGCCAAGGAGACTGCTGCCAAAGCGAATAGCAAGAAACGCAATGCTGACAAACAAATGCCGCCGCCACCGAAGCCCGCTGATAAAAGCAATGAAAAATCCGCTGGCAACAAGAAGCTGACGGGAAAGAaagcggctgcagctgcacagAAAGCTGGCCAAGCTGCGGCCAGCAACAATGCGAATCTGGAGGCTTTGGATGTGGAGACTGAGCAAACGCTGAAGGACATCAATCGCTGGCTTGAGCATACGCCGCGTTTCTCCGAGTTCAGCTCTGCGAGCAATTCGCCATCTCGCTACAATCTGCTGGATGACTTCGATTCGGGTATTGGTAGCAAACTGGATGCGGCAGACTTTAGACGACCTGTTGCACTGGCTGCTCCCAAAGCGGAGCTGGTGCCCACCAAGTTGGCGGAGGCCCTCAACGATCTGGTCAGTGATACTACAACCAAACCAGGAGCCAAATCGGAAACGGAAACATTGCCCACGGCCAGCAGCGtaagcagcagctgtggcacTCCGCCGCATTCGATGCACTCGGGCAACTCCATTGGCAGCACATCAGCGACGGCGGCCAGCTCTAGTTCCGCTTGCTCCAATTCCAATTCGGCAGTTTCTGCGCCACAGGCACAGACGGCACCTCCAGTAGTCAGTCCTCCCGTTGCAGCAGTAGCGACATCAGTGCCGCCAGTCAAGACCAAGGAGCCGAGCACCACacagctgttgttggtgccgccaccgccaccgcatATCAAGCAACAGATGGCGAAGGAGGCGAAACGCAAGTCGCTGAAGGAAAAACTTGCTGTCACAGCTCAGGCGCAACAGGCAAAGGCCAAGGCGAATGTAATGCGCACCATTGAGCGCCTGCAGCCAGGCAAGACCAAGGgaaatcttatacaaaatgTGAGCAAGACTGAGGAGACGGAAACGTTAGTCTCGCCGGTTGTTAGCAAAACCAAGGATCCCAAGAATGCGCTTATTACAGAGACTGATGATGGAGCACCTAAACTCAGCCTGGGCACAGTGATCAAAACGCAGGACTTTGCATTGGGCAAAACCTTAGAAGAGTTGGCGggcaaaaagcaaacgcaGGAATCGGAAAGTACACCTAAAGAGAATTCCGAAGATTCGACGGCTTTGTCACCAAGTAAGGAGCCAACGAAACCTTTTGAGGCGCTCATGGAACTCAGCAAAGTCAGCAGCGAGTTGTCGTCGAAGGCTGCATCGGAGGCCAAAGAGAAACCCGATTGGAGTGCCTGGCTCAAAGCGTTTGGGGGACCTAAGGTTAATAAGAAGTCCAGCGACGAAGAGAAACAGCAAACGCCACAATCCTTGGCACAGGATGATACACGCGTAGCACCGCCAGCTCATTCACCAGCTGCTGGGGAGAACAACTTCTCGCTGCCAGTTGTGATGCGGACTCGCAAACCCAGCACAGGCAGCACCAACTCGGAGCGCAGTTCCTTTAGTCAGGATCCCGACTCGCCGCGCATAGCTATCGATGAGCGTTATGGATCCTATGCGGCAGGTTCCTATACATCGCCTATTGGTGCCTCGCCGATTGGTGCTTCGCCCATTATGGTGTCGCCTAAGCCCAACGATGACATGGGCAAACCAGCATCGCCGTATACGCTGAATGGCGCTATTAAGGTTGGCTTCTATCAGGACACCACCACGAAGAGCAGTCCGGACAAGAGCTGTAGTCCGCGCGAGATGAACTCGCCATATCCACAATACTCGCAACATATTTACTCATCCGCCTCCTCGCCAAATGTTTCCACACCGGAACTGAGCGGCACTTCGCCTTATGGTGGTGGCAATAGCTATAATCCATCGGGCTCTGAGGCATCGAAGACACCAGCATACTCCTCCACCTCACCGTTGCCTATTTACGATCAGTACAAGCAGCCTCGATCACAGGAATCCGATTACAACTCCTCGATGAGTCCGAGTACACCAAATCCGCATTCACCTTACCAGCAGCCACAGAGTTCGCCCTACACCACGCCGCACTCGTCGCAGATGTCTCCGTATCACGCCCAGTCGCCTTATCATCAGCCCACACAGCatccgcagcaacagcagcagcagcaaccctCGCATAGTCCCAcagcgcaacagcagcaggcgctTAGTCCGATGCCCAGCAGCGTGGATTCACCTGCTTCCTCGGCAGCCACACAGCCGCCTACGCCGTTGGCGCAATCTCccgcagagcagcagcattcaCCGTATCAGCAGCCAGTGTTGTCGCCCTAccaacagccgcagcagcaacagcagcagccacaacaggcGACACCTGTGGTGCCAGCGCCTGTGGCGAGCActcaaccagcagcagcaagtgtgCCACTTGCGG CAATGGGCAACAAGGTTTACACGCCTACGCACGACAGctatcagcaacaacagcagcagcaacgctcGTTGTATAACCCAGCAACACTGATCAATCCGttgccaactgctgctgcagccgtTGTGCCACCTGCGGCGCCTGTGGCTAAACCGAGCAACAATGATTGGAACCTGGCGCATAGTCTGTTGCCACCCAATCTGGGCAGCAATCAGGTGCCGCAACAACACcagaaccaacaacaacagcagcagcaatctttggtacatcaacagcagcagcagcaacaacagcagcagttgcttgGCATGAAGCCCAAGTATCCAACTTATGCGCAGTATCAATCGACCAATGCAGCGGCtaatgcagctgctgctgcagatatTGTTgacgcacagcagcagcaacaacagcagcagcagcagcaacaacagaagatTGTGCCACCCAGTTACGGCAGCGATATGGCAACCTTTATGCAACATCAAATGCAACAGCCAGCCAAAACTGATACGCTTATCAATCCATTAAAGCGACCTAATGAGGAAATGAGCATGGACTACAGTGATGTAGGCAACAGCAATAAGATGCCCAAGCTGGATGAGAATCGTGCACAGCCACAATTGCTTGCTATgccaccacagcaacaacaacagcagcagcaaccaacacagcaacagcctcaaactcagcagcagccgcaacaacaggcgcaacagcagcagcagcaacaacaacagcagcaacaacaacagcagcaacaacaacagcaacagcctcAAGTGCAATCACAATCGCAGTCATTGatcaacaagcagcagcaaatgttcAACAGCTTTTTGGGCTCGATGGCGTTTAGCAAGCAGTTGGGCACAATAGCGCCTGATAAAGCATTTGAGATGTACAATCGAGCTGCTGCTATGGGTTTTCCCAAGGAGTTTGCCAAGGATAATAATGCGTGcaacatgcagcagcaacaacaacaacagcagcagcaacaggcggccgctaacaagcaacaagcaaatcagcaacagcagcaaccacaagcGCAGCCGCATCTCACGCAGCTGCAACCGCCGCATAATCTAAactatcagcaacaacagcagcaacaacaacaacagcagcaaaagcagcagcagcagttgcctttgcagcaacagccgccGCACAAGCCGCTTAACTAtggcaacaacaccaataatctgcagcaccaacagcaaccacaacctgcacagcaacaagaggttcaacagcagcagcaacaacaacagcagcaacatgctcaacagcaacagcagcagccacataATGCCtaccaacagcaaccacagctgAATCACAACTATGCGCCAACAACCCAACAGACAGCTGCCGgtaaaccagcagcaacacagtCCGCTGTGGCTGGCAACAGCGAGAatagcaacatgttgcagcaTCTGACGGCAACTGCGCATCAGCATCACCTCAGCCAAACACATCATTTGGCTGCCTACAACAAGCCgacgccgccaccgccgcagACCTACAACAATCCCTTGATGCATCCACTGGCCGAGTCCATGCTGGGCTATCCGGTCAATTATTTCGACAAGAACATGCCACCAGCTGCGCATATGTACAGCGCTGCTTCCAGTGCGGCAACAGCTTACGGCAATCCTGCACAGCAACTGCCTGGCAACTATGTGCCCGGCAGCAACAGTGCTgcacagccgcagcagcaaccaccGCACCAACAAGCACCCGTTGCTGTGGCTCCAGTTGAAGTCAAGGCGCCGGCTAAACGAGGACGCAAGAAGAAAGCGACCACAACGGCAGCGGAAACAAATGCAAaggcgcaacagcagcagcaacaacaacagcagcagcagcaacaacaacaggtggcagcgcaacagcagcagcagcaacaggttgcagcacaacaacagcagcaacaacaacagcagcagcagcaacaacaacaacagcagcaacagcaacaaagtcaACAGCAAGCAATGTCACAGTACAACATGCCACAGATGccaacggcagcagctgctgctcacgCTCAGGTGCTACACCAAGGCTTTCAGCTGTATGCGGGTCTCAAGTCTGGCGGCGTAGCATCGCCAGCCGCGggcacagcagctgcagcagcagcagcggccgcCGCATCATCAGCTGGCGCTGCATCGACCACTCAAACGGCAGCAGATGCAGCAGCCATCTCGCTGAAGACGTCCACGGGTGCCATGGTGCCTGGCAGCGCCTTCAATTTCGGTCCCACACCGAGTGCTTTGGGGCTGTACGGCGATCAGACGAGCAGCTATTTGGATCAGTTCCGTGAGGCATCGAATCCGTATTATATGCCACCAGCGCCGGCGCACAGTGGAGCGACGGCCAATCCGGCTGGCAATGCGGCGGATAAGAGTCAAAATCCACTGAATACGGCAGCTGGTTCATATCCATTTCTGGCAGCAGCACATCCCTCGACACGAGCGGCGGCAGCTTATCCATTTGCCGCCTCGCAATTGGATGCAAATTCGCAGCTATATCAGCAGTATCTGCGTCGCGATGATTTCCACGCACGGATGATCTTCA